A part of Rattus rattus isolate New Zealand chromosome 6, Rrattus_CSIRO_v1, whole genome shotgun sequence genomic DNA contains:
- the LOC116902700 gene encoding cationic trypsin-3, which produces MKALIFLAFLGAAVALPLDDDDDKIVGGYTCQKNSLPYQVSLNAGYHFCGGSLINSKWVVSAAHCYKSRIQVRLGEHNIDVVEGGEQFIDAAKIIRHPNYNSNTLDNDIMLIKLNSPATLNSRVSAVSLPRSCASSGTKCLVSGWGNTLSSGTNYPSLLQCLDAPVLSDSSCKSAYPGKITSNMFCLGFLEGGKDSCQGDSGGPVVCNGQLQGVVSWGYGCAQKGKPGVYTKVCNYVNWIQQTVAAN; this is translated from the exons ATGAAGGCCTTAATTTTCCTTGCTTTCCTTGGAGCTGCTG TTGCTCTCCCtctggatgatgatgatgacaagatTGTTGGAGGCTATACCTGCCAGAAGAATTCTCTCCCATACCAGGTGTCTCTGAATGCCGGCTACCATTTTTGTGGAGGCTCCCTCATCAATTCCAAGTGGGTTGTTTCAGCCGCTCACTGCTACAAATC CCGAATTCAGGTGCGCCTGGGAGAACACAACATTGATGTCGTTGAGGGTGGTGAGCAATTCATTGATGCAGCTAAAATCATCCGCCACCCCAACTATAATTCAAACACCCTTGACAATGATATCATGTTGATTAAGCTGAATTCACCTGCCACCCTCAACTCTCGAGTGTCCGCTGTCTCTCTGCCAAGATCTTGTGCATCATCTGGTACTAAGTGCCTTGTGTCTGGCTGGGGCAACACCCTGAGCTCTGGCA CGAACTACCCTTCACTGCTTCAGTGTCTTGATGCTCCTGTCCTCTCTGACAGTTCTTGCAAAAGTGCTTACCCAGGCAAGATCACTAGCAACATGTTCTGTCTGGGCTTTCTGGAGGGCGGAAAGGACTCCTGCCAG GGTGACTCTGGTGGCCCCGTAGTCTGCAATGGCCAGCTCCAGGGTGTTGTTTCCTGGGGTTATGGCTGTGCTCAGAAAGGAAAACCTGGTGTCTACACCAAGGTATGCAACTACGTGAACTGGATTCAGCAGACCGTCGCTGCCAACTAA